The Coffea eugenioides isolate CCC68of chromosome 8, Ceug_1.0, whole genome shotgun sequence genome has a segment encoding these proteins:
- the LOC113779715 gene encoding subtilisin-like protease SBT1.4, producing the protein MKLESRSFNQSFFKIALMAISTLIWTFSFHFLATIASDLPPRSSLETYIVHVEAPDAEIVRDSSEDLESWYSSFLSTTTASSNDEGLPSRLVYSYYNVFTGFAARLSEGEVKQMEKKKGFISAQPQQQLSLHTTHSPAFLGLQQNMGFWEESNYGKGVIIGVIDTGITPDHPSFSDEGMPPPPAKWKGKCEFSFASQCNNKLIGARHFSVGNGTPLDENGHGTHTASTAAGNYVKGANVYGNANGTAVGVAPLAHLAIYKVCRTDGKCNECDILAAMDAAITDGVDVMSLSLGNKSIPFYADNIAIGAYRAMEKGIFVSCSAGNNGPSTESLTNEAPWVLTVGASTIDRKIRASALLGNHEVLEGESAFQPVDFPSTLLPLVYPGSEAAYCSSESLNSVDVKGKVVLCQTGKISAITKGRIVKAAGGAAMIIMNQEHEGYTTSADAHVLPATDVSYADAVKIMTYTSSTNSPTATIFFNGTAIGDFHAPVVASFSSRGPNQASPGILKPDIIGPGVNILAAWHKSVDNNTNTKATFNIISGTSMSCPHLSGVAALLKSAHPDWSPAAIKSAIVTTADSLNLETQPIEDQTLQPANVFATGAGHVNPSAANNPGLVYDIEPNDYIPYLCGLYNNDMAVRLILQRPVSCSAESSIPEAQLNYPSFSIILGSNLVRYTRTVTNVGEANSSYTVHMAPPAGVDVTVEPSTLNFSGLNQRITYTVTFARLANSGSAGYSQGLLTWNSDKHSVRSPISVILNSM; encoded by the coding sequence atgaaattagaaAGCAGAAGCTTCAATCAGTCCTTTTTCAAGATAGCTTTGATGGCTATTTCCACTCTCATTTGGACGTTCAGCTTCCATTTTTTAGCAACGATTGCCAGTGATTTGCCTCCAAGGAGCAGCTTAGAAACGTATATTGTTCATGTTGAGGCACCTGATGCTGAAATAGTTAGAGACTCATCAGAAGACTTAGAAAGCTGGTATTCTTCTTTTCTATCAACGACCACAGCAAGCTCAAATGATGAGGGCTTGCCGTCCCGGCTTGTTTATTCCTACTACAATGTGTTCACAGGATTTGCTGCGAGATTATCTGAGGGAGAAGTGAAACAAATGGAGAAGAAGAAAGGCTTCATATCTGCGCAGCCCCAACAACAATTGTCTCTACACACGACTCATTCTCCTGCTTTTCTTGGGTTACAACAGAATATGGGATTCTGGGAAGAATCCAATTACGGCAAAGGTGTGATCATTGGAGTCATAGACACTGGAATCACTCCGGACCATCCATCATTCAGCGATGAAGGAATGCCTCCACCACCTGCTAAATGGAAGGGAAAGTGTGAATTCAGCTTTGCATCCCAATGTAACAATAAACTTATTGGAGCAAGACATTTCAGCGTTGGAAACGGCACACCACTGGATGAGAACGGCCATGGTACTCATACTGCAAGCACTGCTGCGGGAAACTATGTCAAAGGTGCCAATGTCTATGGAAATGCTAATGGGACTGCTGTTGGCGTAGCTCCTCTTGCTCACTTGGCAATTTATAAAGTATGTCGTACTGATGGAAAATGCAATGAGTGCGACATTTTGGCCGCAATGGATGCTGCTATTACAGACGGAGTAGATGTGATGTCCCTTTCCCTTGGTAACAAATCTATACCTTTCTACGCTGATAATATTGCTATTGGTGCATACCGTGCAATGGAGAAAGGCATCTTCGTTAGTTGCTCTGCTGGAAATAATGGTCCTTCGACTGAGTCTCTGACTAACGAGGCCCCGTGGGTTCTCACTGTTGGTGCAAGCACCATAGACAGAAAGATAAGGGCCAGTGCTTTGCTTGGAAATCATGAGGTTTTAGAGGGAGAATCAGCTTTCCAGCCTGTGGACTTCCCTTCAACCTTGTTACCTCTAGTTTATCCTGGATCTGAGGCTGCATACTGTAGCTCCGAATCATTAAACAGCGTTGATGTCAAAGGAAAAGTAGTGTTATGTCAGACAGGTAAGATATCAGCAATTACCAAAGGGCGAATTGTGAAGGCTGCTGGTGGTGCTGCAATGATCATCATGAACCAGGAGCATGAGGGCTATACAACATCAGCCGACGCTCATGTTCTACCTGCAACAGATGTGAGTTATGCTGATGCAGTCAAGATAATGACTTACACGAGCTCTACAAACTCGCCCACAGCAACAATATTCTTCAACGGAACCGCCATTGGAGATTTTCATGCTCCAGTGGTTgcttcattttcttctagaGGTCCAAATCAGGCAAGCCCTGGCATTCTCAAACCAGACATCATAGGTCCTGGAGTAAACATCCTTGCAGCATGGCATAAATCTGTGGATAACAACACAAATACAAAAGCCACGTTCAACATAATCTCTGGCACTTCAATGTCCTGTCCTCATCTTAGCGGTGTGGCAGCTTTGCTCAAGAGTGCACACCCTGATTGGTCTCCTGCTGCCATTAAATCTGCAATTGTGACAACGGCTGATAGCCTGAACCTTGAAACCCAGCCTATTGAGGATCAGACGCTCCAACCTGCGAATGTCTTCGCCACTGGCGCAGGCCATGTGAACCCATCGGCGGCAAACAATCCAGGACTAGTCTACGACATTGAACCTAATGACTACATACCGTATTTATGCGGGCTATATAACAATGACATGGCTGTTAGGCTCATTCTGCAACGTCCAGTGAGTTGCTCAGCGGAATCAAGTATCCCGGAAGCACAACTAAATTATCCTTCTTTTTCAATCATTctgggatcaaatttggtgagaTATACAAGGACAGTGACCAATGTTGGCGAGGCTAATTCATCTTACACAGTCCATATGGCCCCACCAGCTGGTGTAGACGTGACTGTGGAACCAAGCACGCTCAACTTCTCAGGGTTGAACCAGAGAATCACGTACACAGTTACATTCGCCCGATTGGCAAATTCTGGTAGTGCTGGCTATTCTCAAGGACTTCTTACGTGGAATTCAGACAAGCACTCTGTTAGGAGTCCAATTTCAGTGATTCTAAATTCTATGTAA